One genomic segment of Ancylobacter sp. IITR112 includes these proteins:
- a CDS encoding nitrite/sulfite reductase codes for MYAYDEFDRAFLAERVAEFRDQVGRRLSGALSEDEFKPLRLMNGVYLQLHAYMLRIAIPYGTLSATQMRRMAHVARTYDRGYGHFTTRQNIQFNWIKLEELPEAMASLAEVGVHGIQTSGNCIRNVTTDQWAAATPEECDDPRIWAEILRQYSTLHPEFTYLPRKFKIAITAAGHDRAAIKVHDVGLRLHRNSEGELGFEVLVGGGLGRTPFVGKSIRPFLPARELLSYIEAIMRVYNQYGRRDNIYKARIKILVHEIGAEEFSKAVEAEWAAIRDGALHLTDEMIADIRARFIYPAFAALENEPAILTEALKDARFSTWHRNSVQAHKVPGYSIVTISLKPVGAPPGDATADQMDVVADLAERFGFNEIRVGHEQNLCLPHVAQKDLPALWAALEAAGLATPNVNLVNDIIACPGLDYCALANARAIPVAQEIAKRFADLDRARGVGRLHINISGCINACGHHHVGHIGILGVEKNGQEFYQITLGGRADEHAQLGTLLGPAVSYEQVPGLIEDVVDTYMELRAGPQELFIDTVARLGVEPFKERVYASH; via the coding sequence ATGTATGCCTATGATGAATTCGACCGCGCCTTTCTGGCCGAACGTGTCGCCGAGTTCCGCGACCAGGTCGGCCGGCGCCTCTCCGGCGCGCTGTCGGAAGACGAGTTCAAGCCGCTGCGGCTGATGAACGGCGTCTATCTCCAGTTGCATGCCTATATGCTGCGGATCGCCATTCCCTATGGCACGCTGAGCGCCACTCAGATGCGCCGCATGGCCCATGTCGCCCGCACCTATGATCGCGGCTACGGTCATTTCACCACCCGGCAGAACATCCAGTTCAACTGGATCAAGCTGGAAGAACTCCCCGAGGCGATGGCCTCGCTGGCGGAAGTCGGCGTCCACGGCATCCAGACCTCGGGCAATTGCATCCGCAACGTCACCACCGACCAGTGGGCCGCCGCGACGCCGGAAGAATGCGACGACCCCCGCATCTGGGCGGAAATCCTGCGGCAATATTCGACCCTGCACCCGGAATTCACCTACCTCCCGCGCAAGTTCAAGATCGCCATCACCGCCGCCGGCCATGACCGCGCGGCGATCAAGGTGCACGATGTCGGCCTGCGCCTGCACCGCAATTCTGAGGGCGAACTCGGCTTCGAGGTGCTGGTCGGCGGCGGGCTCGGCCGCACGCCGTTCGTCGGCAAGTCGATCCGGCCGTTCCTGCCGGCGCGCGAGCTGCTGAGCTACATCGAAGCCATCATGCGCGTGTACAACCAGTACGGGCGCCGCGATAACATCTACAAGGCGCGCATCAAGATCCTGGTGCACGAGATCGGCGCCGAGGAATTCTCCAAGGCGGTCGAAGCGGAATGGGCGGCGATCCGCGACGGCGCGCTGCACCTCACCGACGAGATGATCGCCGACATCCGCGCCCGCTTCATCTATCCCGCCTTCGCGGCGCTGGAAAATGAGCCGGCTATTCTCACCGAGGCGCTGAAGGATGCGCGCTTTTCCACCTGGCACCGCAATTCCGTGCAGGCGCACAAGGTGCCGGGCTATTCCATCGTCACCATCTCGCTGAAGCCGGTCGGCGCCCCTCCCGGCGATGCCACGGCCGACCAGATGGACGTGGTCGCCGACCTCGCCGAGCGCTTCGGCTTCAACGAGATCCGCGTCGGCCATGAGCAGAATCTGTGCCTGCCCCATGTGGCGCAGAAAGACCTGCCGGCGCTGTGGGCGGCGCTCGAGGCCGCCGGCCTCGCCACGCCGAATGTCAATCTCGTCAACGACATCATCGCCTGCCCGGGGCTGGATTACTGCGCGCTGGCCAATGCCCGCGCCATTCCCGTGGCGCAGGAAATCGCCAAGCGCTTCGCCGATCTCGACCGCGCGCGCGGCGTCGGCCGGCTGCACATCAATATCTCCGGCTGCATCAATGCCTGCGGCCACCACCATGTCGGCCATATCGGCATTCTCGGCGTGGAGAAGAACGGCCAGGAATTCTACCAGATCACGCTGGGCGGGCGCGCCGACGAGCACGCCCAGCTCGGCACGCTGCTCGGCCCGGCGGTCTCCTATGAACAGGTGCCCGGCCTCATCGAGGATGTGGTCGACACCTATATGGAGCTGCGCGCCGGCCCGCAGGAACTGTTCATCGACACCGTCGCCCGCCTCGGCGTCGAGCCGTTCAAGGAGCGCGTCTATGCCTCTCATTGA
- a CDS encoding D-alanyl-D-alanine carboxypeptidase family protein yields MNLSLSRPARRAVRWLAAALLVPLLLAPLAAQATPSLVIDVDSGKVLLAEEATKPWYPASITKLMTAYVTFKAIRAGRLTPETLITVSETAAAQKPSKMGFKVGTQVTVDNALKMMLVKSANDMAVVLAEGVGGSLPAFVAEMNATAAELGMNGTHYANPNGLPDPEQVSTARDLAILARAIFLNFPEQADLFRIPAIKLGPAVIRSYNKLIDRYPGADGMKTGFICASGFNLVASATRGNRHLLAVVLGTDSGKARTEEAALLLERGFQQQGSIFGSIAPSVESLRNEPGAPTDMRAQVCGGKRKNTASEADDDSGPAPTGFVAAGMPQLGENVTGASLLQKLPPSMPPVEVFVGPFPSAEALAAAYPPPPAPKKPANAKKPGDKKGQATAIIDPADPSAPGAPTPKPKPKPATAQATTGAKPAAKPATKPASKPAPKPAAAPAAPMELAPPQ; encoded by the coding sequence CTGAACCTTTCCCTGTCCCGCCCCGCCCGCCGCGCCGTCCGCTGGCTCGCCGCCGCGCTGCTCGTTCCCTTGTTGCTGGCGCCGCTCGCGGCCCAGGCGACCCCCTCGCTGGTCATCGACGTGGACAGCGGCAAGGTGCTGCTGGCGGAAGAGGCGACCAAGCCGTGGTATCCGGCCTCCATCACCAAGCTGATGACGGCCTATGTGACCTTCAAGGCGATCCGCGCGGGGCGGCTGACGCCCGAGACGCTCATCACCGTCTCGGAAACCGCCGCCGCACAGAAGCCCTCGAAGATGGGCTTCAAGGTCGGCACGCAGGTCACAGTCGACAATGCGCTGAAGATGATGCTGGTGAAGTCGGCCAACGACATGGCCGTGGTGCTGGCGGAAGGGGTGGGCGGCTCGCTGCCCGCCTTTGTCGCGGAGATGAACGCCACCGCCGCCGAACTCGGCATGAACGGCACCCATTACGCCAATCCCAATGGCCTGCCGGACCCGGAGCAGGTGTCGACCGCGCGCGACCTCGCCATCCTCGCGCGCGCCATCTTCCTCAATTTCCCGGAACAGGCAGACCTGTTCCGCATCCCGGCCATCAAGCTCGGCCCGGCGGTGATCCGCAGCTACAACAAGCTGATCGACCGCTATCCCGGCGCCGACGGAATGAAAACTGGCTTCATCTGCGCCTCCGGTTTCAACCTCGTCGCCAGCGCCACGCGCGGCAACCGACATCTTCTCGCCGTGGTGCTGGGCACCGATTCGGGCAAGGCCCGCACGGAGGAAGCTGCCCTGCTGCTGGAACGCGGCTTCCAGCAGCAGGGCAGCATCTTCGGCTCCATCGCCCCGTCGGTCGAATCGCTGCGCAATGAACCCGGCGCACCGACCGACATGCGCGCGCAGGTGTGCGGCGGCAAGCGCAAGAACACCGCGTCTGAAGCCGACGATGACAGCGGCCCGGCGCCGACCGGCTTCGTCGCCGCCGGCATGCCGCAGCTCGGCGAGAATGTGACCGGCGCCAGCCTGCTCCAGAAGCTGCCGCCGTCCATGCCGCCAGTCGAAGTGTTCGTCGGGCCCTTCCCCAGCGCCGAGGCTCTCGCCGCCGCCTATCCGCCGCCGCCGGCACCGAAGAAGCCGGCCAATGCGAAGAAGCCGGGCGACAAGAAGGGACAGGCGACCGCCATTATCGACCCCGCCGATCCCTCTGCCCCCGGTGCGCCGACACCAAAGCCCAAGCCGAAACCTGCAACGGCGCAGGCGACCACCGGCGCCAAACCGGCCGCCAAGCCGGCCACCAAGCCGGCGTCAAAGCCCGCGCCGAAGCCGGCGGCGGCGCCTGCCGCGCCGATGGAGCTCGCCCCGCCGCAGTAA
- a CDS encoding GTP-binding protein: MSEATPLPPEPIPVTLLTGFLGAGKTTLLNALLQQPGMADTAVLINEFGEIGLDHLLVQHFDDATVLLASGCLCCTIRGDLSDGLEQLLRRMDNGAIPPFRRVVIETTGLADPAPILHVLMMHPYLVMRFRLDGVVTVVDAVNGLGTLDAHAESVRQAAISDRIVLTKTDLIDTPERAADLAVLRQRLARLAPGAPVLDAAKGEATPAALLGAGLYDPSSKIPDVSRWLADEAVAAAEEAARTHAHDENRHDERIRAFTVATDAPVSAAAIDMFLELVRGTHGSKLLRLKGIVKLAEDPEHPLVLHGVQHVLHPPSQLAAWPDDDRRTRLVMIVRDVEPAVIRRLFDAFMGLPAVDRPDRAAMTDNPLAPATLRR; the protein is encoded by the coding sequence ATGAGCGAGGCGACACCTCTCCCGCCCGAGCCCATTCCCGTCACGCTGCTCACGGGCTTTCTCGGCGCCGGCAAGACCACCCTGCTGAACGCGCTGCTGCAGCAGCCGGGCATGGCGGACACCGCTGTCCTGATCAATGAGTTCGGTGAAATCGGGCTCGATCATCTTCTGGTGCAGCATTTCGACGACGCGACCGTGCTGCTCGCCTCGGGCTGCCTGTGCTGCACCATTCGCGGCGATCTTTCCGACGGGCTGGAACAGCTGCTGCGGCGCATGGACAATGGCGCCATCCCGCCCTTCCGTCGTGTGGTCATCGAAACCACCGGTCTCGCCGATCCCGCGCCGATCCTGCACGTCCTCATGATGCATCCCTATCTGGTGATGCGCTTCCGGCTCGATGGCGTGGTGACGGTGGTCGATGCCGTGAACGGGCTCGGCACGCTCGACGCGCACGCCGAATCCGTGCGGCAGGCGGCGATTTCCGACCGCATCGTCCTGACCAAGACCGATCTGATCGACACACCCGAACGCGCGGCCGACCTCGCGGTCCTGCGTCAGCGCCTCGCCCGCCTTGCTCCGGGCGCACCCGTGCTCGATGCGGCAAAAGGCGAGGCAACGCCCGCAGCCTTGCTGGGGGCCGGCCTCTATGATCCCTCCAGCAAGATCCCCGATGTCTCGCGCTGGTTGGCCGATGAAGCGGTAGCGGCGGCGGAAGAAGCCGCCCGCACTCATGCGCATGACGAGAACCGCCATGATGAGCGCATCCGCGCCTTTACCGTGGCCACCGACGCGCCCGTCTCCGCCGCCGCCATCGACATGTTCCTGGAACTGGTGCGCGGCACCCACGGCTCCAAACTGCTGCGGCTCAAGGGCATCGTGAAGCTGGCGGAAGACCCCGAGCACCCGCTGGTGCTGCACGGCGTGCAGCATGTGCTGCATCCGCCGAGCCAGCTCGCCGCCTGGCCGGACGACGACCGGCGCACACGTCTTGTCATGATCGTGCGCGATGTCGAACCCGCCGTGATCCGCCGGCTGTTCGACGCCTTCATGGGCCTGCCGGCGGTGGACCGGCCCGACCGCGCCGCCATGACCGATAACCCGCTCGCCCCGGCGACGCTGCGGCGTTGA
- a CDS encoding sulfate ABC transporter substrate-binding protein, translating to MSLHFRRAAAAALIAALTAPLAVAPAARAADVTLLNVSYDPTRELYSQFNKLFAEHYKAETGKSVEIKTSHGGSGKQARSVIDGLDADVVTLALAYDIDAIADKGFLAQDWQKRLPDNASPYTSTIVFLVRKGNPKGIKDWNDLVKPGVQVITPNPKTSGGARWNYLAAWAYALKHNGGDEAKAKEFVGEIYKHVPVLDTGARGSTVTFTERGVGDVLLAWENEAFLSKKEFGDDKFDIVVPSLSILAEPPVAVVDKNVERKGTRDVAEAYLKLLYSKEGQKLAAENFYRPRDPEIAKAYANVFPKVELVTIDDPAFGGWRKAQKTHFSDGGVFDQIYSN from the coding sequence ATGTCCTTGCATTTCCGGCGCGCGGCCGCCGCCGCGCTCATCGCCGCGCTCACCGCGCCGCTTGCCGTCGCCCCGGCCGCCCGCGCCGCCGACGTGACGCTGCTCAACGTCTCCTACGACCCCACGCGCGAACTCTATTCCCAGTTCAACAAGCTGTTCGCCGAGCACTACAAGGCGGAAACCGGCAAGAGCGTGGAGATCAAGACCTCGCATGGCGGCTCGGGCAAGCAGGCCCGCTCGGTGATCGACGGGCTGGACGCCGATGTCGTCACCCTGGCGCTGGCCTATGACATCGACGCCATCGCCGATAAGGGCTTCCTGGCGCAGGACTGGCAGAAGCGCCTGCCGGACAACGCCTCGCCCTACACCTCGACCATCGTGTTCCTGGTGCGCAAGGGCAATCCGAAGGGCATCAAGGACTGGAACGACCTGGTGAAGCCGGGCGTGCAGGTCATCACCCCCAACCCGAAGACCTCGGGCGGCGCGCGCTGGAACTACCTCGCCGCCTGGGCCTATGCGCTGAAGCACAATGGCGGCGACGAGGCCAAGGCGAAGGAATTCGTCGGCGAGATCTACAAGCACGTCCCGGTGCTGGACACCGGTGCGCGCGGCTCCACCGTCACCTTCACCGAGCGCGGCGTCGGCGACGTGCTGCTCGCCTGGGAGAACGAGGCCTTCCTGTCGAAGAAGGAATTCGGCGACGACAAGTTCGACATCGTCGTGCCCTCGCTCTCCATCCTCGCCGAACCGCCGGTGGCGGTGGTCGACAAGAACGTCGAGCGCAAGGGCACGCGCGACGTCGCCGAGGCCTATCTGAAGCTGCTCTACTCCAAGGAAGGCCAGAAGCTGGCGGCGGAGAACTTCTATCGCCCGCGCGACCCCGAGATCGCCAAGGCCTATGCGAACGTGTTTCCCAAGGTGGAACTCGTGACCATCGACGACCCGGCCTTCGGCGGCTGGCGCAAGGCGCAGAAGACCCACTTCTCCGATGGCGGCGTGTTCGACCAGATCTATTCCAACTGA
- a CDS encoding phosphoadenylyl-sulfate reductase, translating to MSFQRSGADFTPATPCTDEVGGLACALADAGPEEIIATALRTLGPGRLCLVSSFGTESAVLLAYAAKVDRSIPVVFLDTGFLFEETLSYRDALTAQLGLTDVRSIQPDAARVAALDADRDLWFSDPDACCRIRKVEPLARALAGFDGWLNGRKRYQGGLRAAIPAVERDGARLKFNPLVNLDRAAVEAAQRDFNLPDHPMLAKGFTSVGCMPCTSRAAAGEDARAGRWRGKGKTECGIHTLLNTVSA from the coding sequence ATGAGCTTCCAGCGTTCCGGCGCCGATTTCACCCCTGCCACACCGTGCACGGACGAGGTGGGCGGGCTGGCCTGCGCGCTCGCCGATGCCGGGCCGGAGGAAATCATCGCCACCGCCCTGCGCACGCTCGGCCCCGGCCGGCTGTGCCTCGTCTCCTCCTTCGGCACCGAATCCGCCGTGCTGCTGGCCTATGCCGCCAAGGTCGACCGCTCGATCCCGGTGGTGTTCCTCGATACCGGATTCCTGTTCGAGGAGACGCTTTCCTATCGCGACGCACTCACCGCCCAGCTCGGCCTCACCGATGTGCGCAGCATCCAGCCCGACGCGGCACGGGTGGCGGCGCTCGATGCCGACCGCGACCTCTGGTTCTCGGATCCCGATGCCTGCTGCCGCATCCGCAAGGTGGAGCCCCTCGCCCGCGCGCTTGCCGGCTTCGACGGCTGGCTCAATGGGCGCAAGCGCTATCAGGGCGGCCTGCGCGCCGCCATTCCGGCGGTGGAACGCGACGGCGCGCGGCTGAAGTTCAACCCGCTGGTCAATCTCGACCGCGCCGCCGTGGAAGCCGCGCAGCGCGATTTCAACCTGCCGGACCATCCGATGCTGGCCAAGGGCTTCACCTCGGTCGGCTGCATGCCCTGCACCAGCCGCGCGGCGGCGGGTGAAGACGCCCGCGCCGGCCGCTGGCGCGGCAAGGGCAAGACCGAGTGCGGCATCCACACGCTGCTCAACACCGTCAGCGCCTGA
- the cysT gene encoding sulfate ABC transporter permease subunit CysT, with the protein MGLTLLWLSLVVLIPLAALFLKTAELPPERIFAILTAPRTLNALKISFGLALAAASINLVLGALVVWALVRYDFPGRRVLDALIDIPFALPTAVAGIALTSLYAENGWIGGLLAPFGIKVAFTPLGILIALIFIGLPFVVRTVQPVLEDLDHDLEEAAATLGAGRWTTIRRVIAPAVLPAFLTGFALAFARAVGEYGSVIFIAGNLPNVSEIAPLLIVIRLEEFRYADATAIAATMLVASFLLLFVVNGLQRWSQSRTGRLA; encoded by the coding sequence CTGGGGCTCACTTTGCTCTGGCTGTCTCTGGTGGTGCTGATCCCGCTGGCGGCGCTGTTCCTGAAGACGGCGGAACTGCCGCCCGAGCGCATCTTCGCCATTCTCACCGCGCCCAGGACATTGAACGCGCTGAAGATTTCCTTCGGGCTCGCGCTGGCGGCGGCCAGCATCAACCTTGTGCTCGGCGCGCTCGTGGTGTGGGCGCTGGTGCGCTACGACTTCCCCGGAAGGCGGGTGCTCGACGCGCTGATCGACATTCCCTTCGCCCTGCCGACCGCAGTGGCCGGCATCGCGCTGACCTCGCTCTACGCCGAGAATGGCTGGATTGGCGGGCTGCTGGCGCCGTTCGGCATCAAGGTCGCGTTCACGCCGCTCGGCATATTAATCGCGTTGATTTTCATAGGCTTGCCCTTCGTGGTGCGTACGGTCCAGCCGGTGCTGGAAGACCTCGATCACGATCTTGAGGAAGCCGCCGCCACGCTCGGCGCCGGGCGCTGGACCACGATCCGCCGCGTCATCGCCCCGGCGGTGCTGCCGGCCTTCCTCACCGGCTTCGCCCTCGCCTTCGCCCGCGCGGTAGGTGAATACGGCTCGGTGATCTTCATCGCCGGCAACCTGCCCAATGTGTCGGAGATCGCGCCGCTTCTCATCGTCATAAGGCTGGAAGAATTCCGCTACGCGGACGCGACCGCGATTGCGGCGACGATGCTGGTGGCGTCTTTCCTTTTGCTCTTTGTGGTCAATGGCTTGCAGCGCTGGTCGCAGAGCCGCACCGGGAGGCTGGCATGA
- a CDS encoding YqaA family protein: MLRRLYQWVIDLAERPSAPWALAGVSFAESSFFPVPPDVMLVPMCLARPARAWWYATVCTLASVIGGLFGYAIGALLYDSLGLFLIQLYGYGAKVDAFTEAYQRYGHWIILIKGLTPIPYKVVTITSGFAHYSLFWFVVLSVITRGLRFFMVAGLLYWIGPSARTFIEERLGLVTAAFAVLVVGGVLAAVYLF; this comes from the coding sequence ATGCTGCGCCGTCTCTACCAATGGGTGATCGACCTTGCCGAGCGCCCCTCCGCGCCCTGGGCTCTGGCCGGCGTCTCCTTCGCCGAAAGCTCGTTCTTTCCCGTGCCTCCCGACGTGATGCTCGTGCCGATGTGCCTGGCGCGACCCGCGCGCGCCTGGTGGTACGCCACCGTGTGCACGCTCGCCTCGGTCATCGGCGGCCTGTTCGGCTACGCCATCGGCGCGCTGCTCTATGACTCGCTCGGCCTGTTCCTGATCCAGCTTTATGGCTATGGCGCCAAGGTGGACGCCTTCACCGAAGCGTATCAGCGCTACGGCCACTGGATCATCCTCATCAAGGGACTGACGCCGATCCCCTATAAGGTGGTGACCATCACCTCAGGCTTCGCCCATTACAGCCTGTTCTGGTTTGTCGTGCTCTCGGTCATCACCCGCGGCCTGCGTTTCTTCATGGTGGCGGGACTGCTTTACTGGATCGGGCCGAGTGCGCGCACCTTCATCGAGGAACGGCTGGGGCTGGTGACCGCCGCCTTTGCCGTGCTGGTCGTCGGCGGCGTGCTGGCGGCGGTCTATCTGTTCTGA
- the hisE gene encoding phosphoribosyl-ATP diphosphatase: MSDSIRRLYTAVLATRKGSNPSPRTAKLLRKGRAAMAKKVAEEAVEVALDGVMGDRAATVRESADLIYNLVVLWAELGIEPEDVWAEMRRREKLMGMAEKIPKRRSASGKDSPLFEGSPGSAGPLLWDLADGAAGVPLPDLPRRRP, from the coding sequence ATGAGTGATTCGATCCGTCGCCTGTATACCGCCGTCCTCGCCACGCGAAAGGGGAGCAACCCTTCGCCGCGCACCGCGAAACTGTTGCGCAAGGGGCGGGCGGCGATGGCCAAGAAGGTCGCCGAGGAGGCGGTCGAGGTGGCGCTGGACGGCGTGATGGGCGACCGCGCCGCCACGGTGCGCGAGAGCGCCGACCTCATCTACAATCTCGTCGTGCTGTGGGCCGAACTCGGCATCGAGCCGGAGGATGTCTGGGCGGAGATGCGCCGGCGCGAGAAGCTCATGGGCATGGCCGAGAAAATTCCCAAGCGCCGGTCAGCATCCGGCAAGGATTCGCCGCTATTCGAAGGCAGTCCGGGCTCAGCCGGGCCGCTGCTATGGGATCTTGCCGACGGTGCCGCCGGCGTGCCGCTTCCCGATCTGCCGCGCCGGCGCCCCTGA
- a CDS encoding DUF2849 domain-containing protein, giving the protein MAAPQQQKLKVNGPVAVTANRLTDGAVVWRTRDGGWSVALADAAVVTTAEAALALLAEAGKRDLDAVGPYVAPVIVGADGALAPGNLRERIRVAGPTFELPH; this is encoded by the coding sequence ATGGCCGCGCCGCAGCAGCAGAAACTGAAGGTCAACGGGCCCGTCGCCGTCACCGCCAACCGTCTCACCGACGGCGCCGTGGTGTGGCGCACGCGCGACGGCGGCTGGTCGGTGGCGCTGGCGGATGCCGCCGTCGTCACCACCGCCGAGGCCGCGCTCGCTTTGCTGGCGGAGGCCGGCAAGCGCGATCTCGACGCCGTCGGCCCCTATGTCGCCCCGGTGATCGTCGGCGCGGATGGCGCGCTCGCCCCGGGCAATCTGCGCGAGCGCATCCGCGTCGCCGGCCCGACCTTCGAACTGCCCCACTGA
- the cysW gene encoding sulfate ABC transporter permease subunit CysW, whose product MSTSPVRDEPALVKALVIGLALGIVGLLIVLPLIAVFAQAFTKGWDAYLAALVEPDALAAIRLTLLVTALSLTANTVMGLVMAWAITKFEFRGKSLLISLIDLPFSVSPVVAGLVFVLLFGAQGLFGPWLIDHGWKIIFSWPGITLATIFVTFPFVARELIPLMQEQGTAEEEAAVTLGAGGWRVFSRVTLPNIKWALLYGVLLCNARAMGEFGAVSVVSGHVRGETNTIPLQVEILYNEYQFQASFAVASLLALLAIVTLLAKTVLEARLGRSGGRH is encoded by the coding sequence ATGAGCACCTCACCCGTCCGCGACGAGCCTGCGCTGGTCAAGGCGCTGGTCATCGGCCTCGCCCTCGGCATCGTCGGCCTGCTCATCGTCCTCCCCCTGATCGCCGTCTTCGCTCAGGCCTTCACCAAGGGCTGGGACGCCTATCTCGCCGCGCTGGTCGAGCCTGACGCGCTGGCGGCAATCCGCCTCACGCTGCTCGTCACCGCCCTCTCGCTCACCGCCAACACGGTGATGGGCCTCGTCATGGCCTGGGCGATCACCAAGTTCGAGTTCCGCGGCAAGAGCCTGCTCATCTCGCTGATCGACCTGCCTTTTTCGGTTTCCCCCGTGGTCGCGGGCCTTGTCTTCGTGCTGCTGTTCGGCGCGCAGGGCCTGTTCGGGCCGTGGCTAATCGACCATGGCTGGAAGATCATTTTCTCCTGGCCGGGCATCACGCTGGCGACGATTTTCGTCACCTTCCCCTTCGTCGCGCGCGAACTTATCCCGCTGATGCAGGAACAGGGCACGGCGGAAGAAGAGGCGGCGGTCACCCTCGGCGCCGGCGGCTGGCGGGTGTTCTCGCGCGTCACCCTGCCCAATATCAAATGGGCCCTGCTCTACGGCGTGCTGCTGTGCAACGCCCGCGCCATGGGCGAGTTCGGCGCGGTGTCCGTCGTGTCCGGCCATGTGCGGGGGGAGACCAACACCATCCCGCTGCAGGTCGAGATTCTCTATAACGAGTACCAGTTCCAGGCGTCCTTCGCCGTCGCCTCGCTGCTGGCCCTGCTCGCCATCGTCACCCTGCTGGCCAAGACCGTGCTGGAAGCGCGCCTCGGCCGCAGCGGCGGGCGCCATTGA
- a CDS encoding DUF429 domain-containing protein, which produces MRVAGVDGCKDRGDGAGGWVAVIVEPDGAAHAIRLRAIAELFERPLAPHIVAVDMPIGLPERIEANGRAPERLVRPELGQRQSSVFSMPSRAAVYASVDETVPEAARYRHACAVALATSTPPRKVSRQGFALFPRIVEIDRWLRATPAAREKVFECHPEVSFWAMNKRALDLPKKVKGVAAAPGLELRRRLLEKEGFPAVLVSPFKARELHVGEDDLIDACAAAWTAGRIARGDAISFPSPPERDAHGLPVAIWA; this is translated from the coding sequence ATGCGCGTCGCGGGGGTGGATGGCTGCAAGGATCGCGGCGACGGAGCAGGCGGCTGGGTGGCGGTGATCGTCGAGCCGGACGGCGCGGCGCACGCCATCCGGCTCCGGGCGATTGCCGAGCTGTTCGAGCGCCCGCTGGCGCCGCACATCGTCGCCGTGGACATGCCCATCGGCCTGCCCGAGCGGATCGAGGCCAATGGCCGTGCGCCGGAGCGGCTGGTGCGACCGGAGCTGGGGCAGCGGCAGTCGAGCGTCTTTTCCATGCCCTCGCGGGCGGCGGTTTATGCCAGCGTTGACGAAACTGTCCCGGAAGCGGCGCGCTACCGCCACGCCTGCGCGGTGGCGCTCGCCACCTCGACACCGCCGCGCAAGGTCTCGCGGCAGGGCTTCGCCCTCTTCCCGCGCATTGTCGAGATCGACCGCTGGCTGCGCGCCACGCCGGCGGCGCGGGAAAAAGTCTTTGAATGCCACCCGGAGGTGAGCTTCTGGGCGATGAACAAGCGTGCGCTCGACCTGCCCAAGAAGGTGAAGGGCGTCGCCGCCGCGCCGGGGCTGGAGCTGCGGCGCCGGCTGCTGGAGAAGGAAGGCTTCCCCGCCGTGCTTGTCTCGCCGTTCAAGGCGCGCGAGCTGCATGTTGGCGAGGATGATCTCATCGACGCCTGCGCCGCGGCCTGGACGGCGGGCCGCATCGCCCGCGGCGACGCCATCAGCTTCCCCTCCCCGCCGGAGCGGGACGCCCATGGCCTGCCGGTCGCCATCTGGGCCTGA
- a CDS encoding DUF934 domain-containing protein, which translates to MPLIEKGEIVADAYLRVADEDALPEGAAVLIGIDRFLKEAETLKGRQAPVGVIWPNNRPIAEIEPYLGQLSLIALNFPTFRDGRAYSQARLLRERLGWKGPLRAIGNVLRDQFLLMERSGFDQIDAVKEADAEAFDEATHRYTVFYQPATDQRPSLLRQRLGRTVSGVRT; encoded by the coding sequence ATGCCTCTCATTGAAAAGGGCGAGATCGTCGCCGACGCCTATCTCCGCGTGGCGGATGAGGACGCGCTGCCCGAAGGCGCGGCGGTGCTCATCGGCATCGACCGCTTCCTGAAAGAGGCGGAGACGCTGAAGGGTCGGCAGGCGCCTGTCGGCGTGATCTGGCCGAACAACCGGCCGATCGCCGAGATCGAACCCTATCTCGGCCAGCTCTCGCTCATCGCGCTGAACTTCCCCACCTTCCGCGACGGCCGCGCCTATAGCCAGGCCCGGCTGCTGCGCGAACGGCTCGGCTGGAAGGGGCCGCTGCGCGCCATCGGCAATGTGCTGCGCGACCAGTTCCTGCTGATGGAGCGCTCCGGCTTCGACCAGATCGACGCGGTGAAGGAAGCCGACGCCGAGGCCTTCGACGAGGCCACCCACCGCTATACCGTGTTCTATCAGCCGGCTACCGATCAGCGCCCCAGCCTTCTGCGCCAGCGCCTCGGCCGCACGGTTTCGGGAGTGCGCACATGA